One Alicyclobacillus acidoterrestris DNA window includes the following coding sequences:
- a CDS encoding serine hydroxymethyltransferase — MRLPFISSPFLHFSNCKGEIKLTSFSIIPDTSLDVKDPTLSGLLREEENRQRTKLPLIPSENYVSRAVREATGSVLTNKYSEGYIGKRYYEGQQWIDQVEQLAVDRAKAVFGVEHANVQPYSGSPANLAIYAAFLKPGDTVMGMALPMGGHLTHGWHVSVTGGWFRSVQYGVSKESGRIDLDEVRELAKKERPKLIFCGGTAVPREIDFSAFADIAREVDAILVADIAHIAGLIAGGVHQSPVGHAPIVSTTTHKTLRGPRGAMLMSTKEYAQSLDKAVFPGLQGGPHNHTTAAIAVCLHEAAQPEFKLYAQQVVQNAKALAEELLDRGYNLISGGTDNHLILIDLTSKDILGKRAAKALDQAGIVTNYNTIPYDPRKPFNPSGLRIGTPAVTSRGMGKEEMRLLAQYIDEAIQAAKRESEMELTRIAQAVANLAEQFPAPGL; from the coding sequence ATGAGACTACCATTTATCTCATCGCCCTTTTTGCATTTTAGCAATTGCAAAGGAGAGATAAAATTGACTAGCTTCTCAATAATCCCGGACACTTCTCTTGATGTGAAAGATCCTACCTTATCCGGTTTACTGCGCGAGGAGGAAAACCGACAACGAACAAAGCTGCCGCTTATTCCATCAGAAAATTATGTTTCGCGTGCCGTAAGAGAAGCAACTGGCTCGGTACTCACGAACAAGTACTCCGAAGGCTATATTGGAAAACGATACTACGAGGGACAGCAATGGATAGACCAAGTGGAACAACTAGCAGTAGACAGAGCCAAGGCGGTATTTGGCGTTGAGCACGCCAACGTTCAACCATACTCTGGTTCTCCGGCGAACCTGGCAATTTACGCGGCCTTCTTAAAACCAGGGGACACTGTTATGGGTATGGCACTACCGATGGGTGGACACTTAACACATGGATGGCATGTTTCCGTGACGGGTGGATGGTTCCGGAGCGTACAGTATGGCGTGAGCAAAGAGTCTGGCAGAATCGATCTCGATGAAGTTCGGGAATTGGCGAAGAAAGAACGTCCGAAATTGATATTCTGTGGTGGTACTGCGGTTCCGAGGGAAATCGATTTTTCTGCCTTCGCTGATATTGCCAGAGAGGTTGACGCAATCTTGGTAGCCGACATCGCTCACATCGCGGGGCTCATTGCCGGCGGTGTACATCAAAGTCCGGTCGGCCACGCACCAATTGTCTCGACCACCACGCACAAGACCCTACGCGGCCCTAGAGGAGCCATGTTAATGAGTACCAAGGAATACGCACAATCCTTGGATAAGGCTGTTTTCCCCGGATTACAAGGGGGGCCTCATAATCATACGACTGCTGCCATTGCAGTATGCCTTCACGAAGCCGCGCAACCAGAGTTTAAATTGTATGCGCAGCAAGTAGTACAAAATGCCAAAGCACTGGCGGAAGAGCTCTTGGATAGAGGGTACAATTTAATTAGCGGAGGAACCGATAATCATTTGATTCTCATCGATCTAACTTCCAAGGATATTCTCGGTAAACGAGCAGCAAAGGCCCTGGATCAAGCGGGGATCGTTACCAATTACAACACAATCCCGTATGATCCGCGGAAACCTTTCAACCCCTCCGGTCTACGAATTGGCACACCTGCTGTAACTAGCCGCGGTATGGGTAAGGAAGAAATGAGACTGCTAGCTCAATACATCGATGAAGCAATTCAAGCAGCGAAGCGTGAAAGCGAAATGGAATTGACGCGAATCGCACAGGCAGTGGCGAATTTGGCCGAACAATTTCCTGCACCGGGACTGTAA
- a CDS encoding COX15/CtaA family protein, producing MKFHHLAWATTVVIGLQMILAGIIVGEDAGFVCPNWPVCGHPVSISGSLMFELVHRFVAALLGVFVIWLFIWLLVSYRQNRAMMWTCCLGLVSLLIQIVYAGLIVLFVFPGTATTVDVLNSMVMLSLFVHLANLAQRDDQIKHSVVLEAPNPQRTALKRAAWMLYVCGLLAVAAGAVFRHTGASQALFGQDSYISSHGRHVPPSQMLSQSLLGIHMVTAVLLVLAGIWFVLTTFKHKYLRNVSVLIFAFIVIQGILGVVSLQTELEIVVVTFHWGVAGLIIGVIAFALSRLYLPGANAKQELS from the coding sequence ATGAAATTTCATCACCTAGCTTGGGCAACCACTGTAGTCATTGGCCTACAGATGATTTTAGCAGGAATTATTGTCGGAGAAGACGCCGGGTTTGTCTGTCCGAATTGGCCAGTTTGCGGCCATCCTGTGTCGATTAGCGGATCACTCATGTTTGAATTGGTACACCGCTTTGTAGCGGCCCTCTTAGGGGTATTCGTGATTTGGCTGTTCATCTGGCTACTTGTTTCATACCGCCAAAACCGTGCCATGATGTGGACATGTTGCCTCGGACTCGTTTCACTGCTGATTCAGATTGTCTATGCAGGACTGATTGTATTGTTTGTATTTCCCGGAACCGCCACAACAGTCGACGTACTAAACAGTATGGTCATGCTGTCACTGTTCGTCCACCTCGCCAATTTGGCTCAGCGTGACGATCAAATAAAACATAGCGTAGTTTTGGAAGCTCCAAATCCACAACGTACAGCGCTGAAACGAGCAGCGTGGATGCTATATGTCTGTGGCCTACTGGCCGTCGCAGCTGGTGCCGTTTTCCGCCATACAGGTGCCAGTCAAGCGCTCTTCGGCCAAGACAGTTACATTTCGAGCCACGGTCGCCACGTACCGCCGTCACAAATGCTATCTCAATCGTTACTCGGAATTCACATGGTCACTGCGGTTCTTTTGGTCCTAGCGGGCATATGGTTTGTGCTGACAACCTTCAAGCACAAATACTTGCGAAACGTATCTGTCTTGATTTTTGCCTTCATCGTCATCCAAGGGATCCTCGGCGTTGTATCACTACAGACAGAGCTTGAAATCGTCGTTGTCACGTTCCATTGGGGCGTGGCTGGCCTCATCATCGGCGTAATAGCCTTTGCTTTGTCTCGGTTATATTTACCCGGTGCTAACGCCAAGCAGGAATTGAGCTAA
- the fba gene encoding class II fructose-1,6-bisphosphate aldolase, which produces MSAGLVSMTDMLLDARKKKYAVGQFNMNGIHWVQAILQAAEEERAPVILAASDRLIEYLGGFRVVVAFVNALLEEMSITVPVALHLDHGKSVERCIQAIDAGFSSVMIDGSHLPINENIAMTKQVVDYAHLRGVSVEAEVGTVGGMEDGLIGGVKYADPNECLRLVQETGVDALAAALGSVHGPYQGEPRLGFEEMKQISTMVNVPLVLHGASGIPGHQIKKAIEFGHAKINVNTECVQAWAQAVRNVLSRDHDVYDPRTILTPGRDAITAVVQEKIREFNANGKV; this is translated from the coding sequence ATGTCGGCGGGACTTGTATCTATGACAGACATGCTCTTAGATGCTCGAAAGAAAAAATACGCGGTTGGTCAGTTCAACATGAATGGTATCCACTGGGTACAAGCCATTCTACAAGCGGCCGAAGAGGAGCGAGCACCAGTGATTTTGGCCGCTTCGGATAGACTAATAGAGTATCTGGGTGGTTTCCGGGTTGTCGTTGCTTTTGTAAATGCATTATTGGAAGAAATGTCGATTACAGTACCTGTGGCGTTGCACTTGGATCATGGGAAAAGTGTTGAGCGATGCATTCAAGCAATAGATGCTGGCTTTAGTTCCGTTATGATAGATGGTTCTCACTTGCCTATTAATGAAAATATCGCGATGACGAAGCAAGTTGTGGACTATGCTCATCTGAGAGGTGTTTCTGTTGAAGCCGAGGTTGGAACAGTTGGGGGAATGGAAGACGGTTTGATTGGCGGAGTAAAGTATGCAGATCCTAATGAGTGTCTTCGTCTTGTACAAGAGACGGGCGTTGACGCGTTGGCCGCTGCTCTCGGGTCTGTACACGGACCGTATCAAGGTGAGCCGAGGCTGGGCTTCGAGGAAATGAAACAAATCTCAACAATGGTGAATGTTCCGCTTGTTCTGCATGGTGCTTCAGGCATCCCTGGTCATCAAATTAAGAAAGCGATTGAATTCGGGCACGCTAAAATCAATGTGAACACGGAATGTGTGCAAGCCTGGGCACAAGCGGTTCGTAATGTATTGAGTCGCGACCATGATGTATATGATCCGCGGACGATTCTAACCCCCGGACGAGACGCGATTACCGCCGTTGTTCAGGAGAAAATTCGTGAGTTCAATGCAAACGGAAAAGTGTGA
- a CDS encoding DUF4179 domain-containing protein — MNSDIQKSLKEIVEQASPSVSFEQIWNQYKYEKKKKKPALHRLVRRATISAAACVLGVTGCGLGLSFLSPGIALAMDKLPVVNQVYDWFGDPGLDQATVFEDKVHIAATDRGITFTITDVYDDQGRLSLQYQISSLYRPLPQDPAAPDMNFYLNGKPLKMTTSGATGRVSSQLWHGVNEGYPNQALPKQFNLQIVIHKLGNKHGYWEVQVPVSETKAMKNTATYTPKLSKTYKGITLSIDQVAVTPATVMVDYHYTKKQKSNVDLILNMSSGGASIIPIMGRQDRESIHGGTETVYATALYEKPKHLNKEIGILPENDPTPSAGSTTSESDKLTGLDIQVPLR; from the coding sequence ATGAATTCTGATATTCAGAAATCACTCAAGGAAATCGTCGAACAAGCGTCACCCTCGGTGTCTTTTGAACAAATTTGGAATCAATATAAATATGAAAAAAAGAAAAAGAAACCCGCACTGCACCGCCTCGTCCGCCGAGCTACCATTTCCGCTGCTGCATGTGTGCTTGGTGTCACTGGTTGCGGATTAGGATTATCGTTCTTATCTCCTGGTATTGCATTAGCCATGGACAAGTTGCCAGTTGTGAACCAGGTATATGATTGGTTTGGAGATCCAGGGTTAGATCAGGCGACCGTGTTTGAGGATAAGGTACACATCGCAGCGACTGATCGGGGAATTACCTTTACGATTACGGATGTATACGATGATCAAGGTCGTCTTTCTCTACAATACCAGATTAGCTCATTGTATCGGCCTCTTCCGCAGGATCCAGCTGCACCGGATATGAATTTCTATTTAAACGGTAAGCCGCTCAAGATGACAACAAGTGGCGCCACAGGGCGAGTGTCTTCCCAACTATGGCATGGAGTGAACGAAGGTTATCCAAATCAAGCTTTACCGAAGCAGTTTAATCTTCAAATTGTCATTCACAAACTCGGAAACAAACATGGGTATTGGGAAGTTCAAGTCCCCGTGTCAGAGACGAAGGCAATGAAAAATACCGCGACATATACACCGAAACTGAGCAAAACGTACAAAGGTATCACGCTGAGTATTGATCAAGTGGCTGTTACGCCAGCTACTGTGATGGTTGATTACCATTACACGAAGAAACAAAAATCAAACGTCGACCTCATCCTAAACATGTCATCCGGTGGTGCATCAATCATTCCGATTATGGGTCGCCAGGACCGAGAATCCATTCATGGAGGAACTGAGACAGTATACGCCACAGCTTTATATGAGAAGCCCAAGCACTTAAACAAGGAAATTGGGATTCTGCCGGAAAATGACCCGACACCTTCAGCCGGATCGACAACGAGTGAAAGTGACAAACTCACAGGACTAGACATTCAAGTGCCATTGCGTTGA
- a CDS encoding TetR/AcrR family transcriptional regulator C-terminal domain-containing protein, which yields MALNRDAVIEEALNLLNEVGAEGVSLRSLANRLGVKPPTLYWHVKNKASLINEMAEHIIQPMVHDLRQRSIDEPWQEWLVDVFHQLRQTMFSYTDGARVVAGAHFSRAISDLMETAVRTLLTAGVSLRESRLIVLTATHFTLGHVIEEQTPPDEEMTKAFDMERFQKDHPTITAAIEEYFNSGHTADDLFEDGLRLIIWRR from the coding sequence ATGGCTCTCAACAGGGATGCTGTTATAGAAGAGGCGCTGAATTTGCTGAATGAGGTCGGAGCGGAAGGAGTAAGTTTGCGTTCGTTGGCAAATAGACTGGGCGTCAAACCACCGACTTTGTATTGGCACGTCAAAAACAAAGCATCGTTGATCAACGAAATGGCAGAGCACATTATTCAGCCCATGGTTCATGACTTACGCCAGCGAAGCATTGACGAGCCATGGCAAGAATGGTTGGTTGATGTATTTCACCAACTGCGACAAACTATGTTTTCCTATACTGACGGGGCTCGGGTCGTTGCCGGAGCGCATTTCTCACGAGCCATATCCGATTTGATGGAGACGGCAGTACGAACGCTGCTTACCGCCGGAGTTAGTTTACGGGAATCCCGTTTGATTGTACTGACAGCAACCCACTTCACCCTAGGGCATGTCATCGAGGAACAAACTCCACCGGACGAAGAAATGACAAAGGCATTTGACATGGAACGATTCCAAAAAGATCATCCAACCATCACTGCAGCCATAGAGGAGTATTTTAATTCCGGTCACACCGCAGATGATCTTTTTGAGGACGGATTGAGGCTCATAATTTGGAGACGATAG
- a CDS encoding RNA polymerase sigma factor: protein MNVDFVKDRLQETFIQVFRKYHMYDPSKPFEPWLYRITVNTSRNMMRKQRWLSFVPETSDQIDLEAPTPIENLLSNETAAVIKQAIDQLNFKSREVIILHFFVGLTLNEVAETLGIPLGTCKSRLNSALTRLRKYLGNHDFFELEARGGWA from the coding sequence GTGAACGTGGATTTCGTGAAGGATAGGTTACAAGAGACGTTTATCCAAGTTTTCCGGAAATACCATATGTACGATCCCTCCAAACCATTTGAGCCATGGTTGTACCGGATTACCGTAAATACTTCCAGAAATATGATGCGCAAGCAAAGATGGTTATCGTTTGTACCTGAAACAAGTGATCAAATTGACCTGGAAGCACCCACACCAATCGAGAATTTATTAAGTAACGAGACAGCCGCCGTGATCAAACAAGCAATTGACCAATTGAACTTCAAGAGTAGAGAAGTCATCATTTTACATTTTTTCGTTGGCTTAACGTTGAACGAAGTGGCCGAAACATTGGGAATTCCGCTTGGAACGTGTAAGTCCCGGCTAAATTCTGCATTGACCAGATTACGGAAGTATTTGGGGAATCACGATTTTTTTGAGTTGGAAGCGCGAGGGGGATGGGCATGA
- a CDS encoding sugar phosphate isomerase/epimerase family protein — protein sequence MKLALDPTMYTNLSLKEMVEKTAELGYEYIELSPREDFCPFYKYPKVDKELIRNLKTWLRDAGVQISSLLPLYYWAGPDEERRQAAVRNWKRAIEIAVELDIDLVNSEFSGSKYDAVVCEEKFIRSMDELIPIFEREGVRLNLQAHPYDFIETNQGAVDMIRSLDKPWINLVYSTAHTFYYDDGIGDIETMFDYAGDRLVHVLFADTFNHKAARGLRYIVNPPGAEVTIHQHLNIGEGEVDFNTIFRKLKEMNFDGIATNSVFAWVDKADESCKFMLNKMREGLGV from the coding sequence ATGAAATTAGCTTTAGACCCGACGATGTACACGAATCTGTCGTTGAAGGAAATGGTGGAGAAAACGGCCGAACTTGGGTATGAGTATATAGAACTTTCGCCGCGAGAAGATTTCTGCCCGTTTTATAAGTATCCCAAAGTGGATAAGGAACTTATTCGAAACCTAAAAACCTGGTTAAGAGATGCAGGTGTTCAAATTTCCTCCTTGTTGCCCCTGTACTACTGGGCGGGACCAGACGAGGAACGGAGGCAAGCGGCGGTAAGAAATTGGAAAAGGGCGATAGAGATAGCAGTAGAGTTGGATATTGACCTTGTAAACAGTGAGTTCAGTGGTTCCAAGTATGATGCAGTGGTGTGTGAAGAAAAATTCATTCGTTCGATGGATGAATTGATTCCGATATTCGAGAGGGAAGGTGTGCGATTGAATCTTCAGGCTCATCCATATGATTTTATTGAAACAAATCAGGGTGCCGTAGACATGATTAGGTCACTGGATAAGCCATGGATTAACTTAGTATATTCTACCGCCCATACGTTTTACTATGATGACGGGATTGGCGACATTGAGACAATGTTTGATTATGCGGGTGATCGACTGGTACACGTTCTATTTGCCGATACGTTCAATCACAAAGCTGCACGAGGTTTACGTTATATAGTAAACCCGCCAGGTGCAGAAGTAACGATTCATCAACACCTGAATATCGGTGAAGGAGAAGTGGACTTCAACACCATCTTTAGAAAGTTAAAGGAAATGAATTTCGACGGCATCGCAACGAATTCTGTATTTGCATGGGTAGATAAGGCAGATGAATCTTGCAAGTTCATGTTGAACAAAATGCGCGAAGGTTTAGGAGTATAG
- a CDS encoding Gfo/Idh/MocA family protein has protein sequence MTLRFGVVGTGAIGREHIQRITNTLSGGEVVAVTDINQESARNVVHQFQLNANVYPDDKSLIADTSVDAILVTSWGPAHQATVLAAIEAGKYVFCEKPLATTAEGALSIVEAEVKHGRRLVQVGFMRRYDRGYVKLKEAIDSHEFGAPLMLHCAHRNPEVGEQYTLEMAVNDTLIHEIDVLHWLVNDDYTSIRAIFPRKTKYALSHMQDPQIFILETVGGIVITVEVFVNCKYGYDIQCEVVCEEGTMRLPEVPSIISRKDAKLSTEVLTDWKQRFIDAYDNEIQDFIDAIRKTGQPQGPTAWDGYIAAVTSDAGIRSQQTLEKEPIQLCNKPDFYNH, from the coding sequence GTGACATTGCGATTTGGGGTTGTTGGCACCGGTGCAATTGGTAGGGAACATATTCAGAGAATTACTAATACCTTGTCCGGTGGAGAAGTTGTTGCTGTGACGGATATTAACCAGGAATCAGCTCGAAACGTGGTACACCAATTCCAATTGAATGCAAACGTTTACCCAGACGATAAATCTTTAATTGCCGATACGTCTGTAGACGCCATCTTAGTTACAAGTTGGGGACCTGCCCATCAAGCTACAGTGCTTGCAGCGATTGAAGCCGGTAAATATGTATTTTGTGAGAAGCCGCTTGCGACGACTGCGGAAGGTGCACTGAGTATCGTAGAAGCAGAGGTAAAGCACGGACGACGACTGGTTCAAGTTGGTTTTATGCGCCGATACGATAGAGGCTACGTGAAATTGAAGGAAGCGATTGATAGTCACGAGTTTGGCGCGCCTTTGATGCTTCACTGCGCGCACAGAAACCCAGAGGTGGGTGAGCAATACACGCTTGAGATGGCGGTGAATGATACGCTGATTCACGAAATCGATGTGTTGCACTGGTTGGTGAACGACGACTACACATCGATTCGAGCCATTTTTCCAAGAAAGACGAAGTACGCGCTGTCGCATATGCAAGATCCACAAATTTTTATATTAGAGACCGTAGGTGGGATTGTAATTACGGTGGAGGTGTTCGTGAATTGCAAATACGGGTATGACATTCAATGTGAGGTGGTCTGTGAAGAAGGCACAATGAGGCTTCCAGAGGTACCTAGCATTATCAGCCGCAAAGACGCAAAATTGTCTACTGAAGTGTTAACTGATTGGAAACAGCGTTTTATCGACGCATATGACAACGAAATTCAGGATTTCATAGATGCTATTCGCAAGACGGGGCAACCTCAAGGACCCACAGCATGGGATGGGTATATTGCCGCTGTAACCTCGGACGCTGGCATCAGATCACAGCAAACATTAGAGAAGGAACCTATCCAATTGTGTAACAAACCGGATTTTTATAATCATTGA
- the iolI gene encoding 2-keto-myo-inositol isomerase codes for MKLCFNQATTLENSNLLKDLEYCEKFGYDYIEIRTMDKLPEYLKDHTVGDLAEFFANHHIKPLALNALVFFNNRSESEHRDVIREFKKMVEYAKILKVPYIVVVPLVTDKKILISQIKFSCVEVLRELSDIAQPFGIKIAVEFLGHPQCTVNTFAQCYDIVQTVARENVGLVLDCFHFHAMGSRLEDLRTADASRIFILHIDDAEDFPIGSLTDEDRVWPGMGSIDLAGILASLREIGYTGAVSVELFRPEYYKLDAEEVIQTAKKHTIQVVSEYYDLE; via the coding sequence TTGAAACTTTGTTTTAATCAAGCGACCACGCTGGAAAACTCGAATTTACTTAAGGATCTTGAGTACTGTGAAAAATTTGGATACGACTACATTGAAATCCGAACGATGGATAAGTTACCTGAGTACTTGAAGGATCATACTGTTGGAGACTTGGCGGAGTTCTTCGCAAACCATCATATTAAACCTTTGGCATTGAATGCACTTGTATTTTTCAATAACCGAAGCGAGTCTGAGCATCGTGACGTGATTCGCGAATTTAAGAAAATGGTGGAATACGCCAAAATCTTAAAGGTGCCCTATATTGTTGTGGTTCCACTTGTAACAGATAAAAAAATTCTAATCAGCCAAATTAAATTCAGCTGCGTAGAGGTCTTGAGAGAGTTGTCAGATATCGCTCAACCATTTGGAATTAAAATTGCAGTGGAATTTTTGGGTCATCCGCAATGCACGGTGAATACCTTTGCGCAGTGTTACGATATTGTGCAAACCGTTGCTAGAGAGAATGTGGGGCTGGTGCTTGACTGTTTTCATTTCCATGCCATGGGTTCCAGGCTGGAAGATTTAAGGACTGCAGATGCCTCGCGGATTTTTATTTTACACATTGATGATGCGGAAGATTTTCCGATTGGATCTCTGACGGATGAAGACAGAGTTTGGCCAGGGATGGGAAGTATCGATTTAGCAGGTATTTTGGCGTCACTGAGAGAGATTGGGTACACGGGTGCTGTGTCGGTTGAACTATTTAGACCAGAATATTATAAATTGGACGCCGAGGAAGTCATTCAGACTGCTAAGAAGCACACGATACAGGTTGTTTCGGAGTATTATGACCTAGAATAG
- the iolE gene encoding myo-inosose-2 dehydratase — protein sequence MSEERILWGISPIGWRNDDIPEIGKENTLSHVLSDIVVARFEGTEVGGFFPDAAALNKELQLRNLKIAGRWFSSYLIRDGLEAVVKAFQQHCEYLSLVCADVAIVSEQTYSVQGHSVDVFSNKPHFTDDEWEQLCLGLNELGRIAQRYGLRLVYHHHLGTGVQTGEEVDWLMANTDPALVHLLYDTGHIFVSDGDYMSVLTKHVSRIKHVHFKDVRRHVMEQCRKEGSSFMQSFLRGMFTVPGDGCIDFTEPYQFLLGAGYRGWILVEAEQDPTVAHPLEYALKARKYVDERLLAVTQLSAK from the coding sequence ATGTCAGAGGAAAGAATCTTGTGGGGCATTTCCCCAATAGGTTGGCGGAACGATGATATTCCCGAGATTGGGAAAGAGAATACGTTGTCTCACGTGTTAAGCGATATCGTGGTTGCGCGTTTTGAGGGGACAGAAGTTGGGGGATTCTTCCCGGACGCCGCGGCGTTGAACAAAGAATTACAATTGAGAAACCTAAAAATCGCTGGACGATGGTTTAGTAGCTATTTAATCCGGGATGGGTTAGAGGCTGTTGTGAAAGCTTTTCAGCAACATTGTGAGTATCTATCGTTGGTTTGCGCCGACGTAGCCATTGTTTCAGAACAAACGTACAGCGTTCAAGGACACAGCGTAGATGTGTTCTCCAATAAACCTCATTTTACGGATGACGAGTGGGAACAACTTTGTCTCGGACTTAACGAACTTGGTCGCATTGCGCAGCGCTATGGTTTAAGGCTGGTCTATCATCACCACTTGGGTACGGGTGTGCAGACCGGAGAAGAAGTGGATTGGCTGATGGCGAACACAGACCCGGCGTTGGTTCATTTGCTCTACGATACTGGGCACATCTTCGTTTCTGATGGCGACTACATGTCGGTGTTGACAAAGCATGTGAGTCGAATCAAACATGTTCACTTTAAGGATGTCAGGCGACATGTAATGGAGCAGTGCCGTAAAGAGGGAAGTTCGTTCATGCAATCGTTTTTGCGCGGCATGTTCACAGTGCCTGGAGATGGTTGTATTGACTTTACAGAACCCTATCAATTCCTTCTTGGTGCGGGGTATCGAGGATGGATTCTGGTTGAGGCAGAGCAGGATCCAACTGTTGCGCACCCATTGGAGTATGCCTTGAAGGCACGGAAGTACGTTGATGAGCGACTTCTAGCTGTGACGCAATTATCTGCCAAGTGA
- a CDS encoding IS256 family transposase → MAYTDKIALLELIRKIGLEDGDVDFLKEGLRVLTQAVMEAEVSSLIGAERYERSEKRSNSRNGYREREWDTRVGTIDLQIPKLRKGSYFPSILEPRRKAEKALLSVVQEAYVHGVSTRKVDELVESMGIQGISKSEVSRICKELDDVVQDFKNRPLEGTYPYLWLDATFPKVREGGRVQSMAFVIAIGVRNTGEREVLGFDIGTSEDGAFWLTFIRSLIARGLRGVQLVISDAHEGLRSAIASALTGATWQRCRVHTMRNILSQVPRASQAMVSSIVRTIFAQPTQEAAKQQLSVVVKQLQGKFPKAMGVLERAEEDVLAYMGFPKEHWKQICSTNPLERLNRELRRRFDVVGIFPNRESVLRLGGSILQEQNDEWIVARRYFSRESMAKLIGTDEQQLLAPTSVLHK, encoded by the coding sequence ATGGCTTATACGGATAAGATCGCACTTTTGGAGTTAATTCGCAAGATCGGATTAGAAGATGGTGATGTGGATTTCTTGAAAGAAGGGCTGAGGGTTCTCACCCAAGCAGTGATGGAGGCTGAGGTGAGCTCCCTGATTGGCGCTGAGCGATATGAGCGTAGTGAGAAGCGTAGCAACAGCCGTAATGGGTATAGAGAACGAGAATGGGATACTCGTGTCGGAACGATCGATTTGCAGATTCCCAAGCTTCGTAAAGGGAGTTACTTCCCAAGTATCCTAGAACCTCGGCGGAAGGCTGAAAAAGCCCTTCTGTCCGTTGTTCAAGAAGCGTATGTGCATGGTGTGAGCACTCGTAAAGTGGATGAGTTGGTCGAATCTATGGGGATTCAAGGAATCAGCAAAAGCGAAGTGTCTCGAATCTGTAAAGAACTCGACGATGTAGTGCAGGACTTCAAAAACCGCCCGCTGGAGGGGACGTATCCATATCTTTGGCTAGATGCCACTTTCCCGAAAGTGCGAGAAGGCGGACGGGTGCAGAGCATGGCGTTTGTGATTGCCATTGGTGTGCGAAACACCGGTGAGCGTGAAGTATTGGGATTTGACATTGGCACCAGCGAGGACGGCGCGTTTTGGCTCACATTCATCCGCAGTCTGATTGCACGTGGATTGCGTGGCGTACAGTTAGTAATTAGCGACGCGCACGAAGGACTGCGTAGTGCCATTGCTTCTGCGCTGACTGGAGCGACCTGGCAGCGCTGTCGTGTCCACACAATGCGCAATATTCTCAGCCAGGTGCCTAGAGCGTCACAAGCGATGGTCTCATCCATTGTCCGGACCATCTTTGCGCAGCCGACGCAGGAAGCCGCCAAACAGCAATTATCTGTCGTTGTGAAACAACTTCAAGGAAAGTTTCCAAAAGCGATGGGTGTTCTGGAACGTGCAGAGGAAGACGTATTAGCATACATGGGATTCCCGAAGGAGCACTGGAAGCAGATTTGCTCGACAAACCCACTTGAGCGCTTAAATCGTGAACTAAGGCGGCGCTTTGATGTGGTTGGCATATTCCCCAACCGAGAGTCTGTATTGCGCCTTGGAGGATCGATTCTCCAAGAGCAGAACGATGAATGGATAGTTGCAAGGCGCTACTTCAGCCGAGAGTCTATGGCAAAACTCATTGGCACTGATGAACAGCAGTTACTAGCTCCAACGTCAGTTTTGCATAAATAG